In Nicotiana tabacum cultivar K326 chromosome 19, ASM71507v2, whole genome shotgun sequence, one DNA window encodes the following:
- the LOC142173596 gene encoding uncharacterized protein LOC142173596 has product MFFDGAVNAKGVGIGAILISPTGQHYPVTARLQFFCTNNTAKYEACIMGMNMAIDMDVEELLIMGYSDLIIRQAQGEWETRDIKLIPYRQHVEYLSKWFKSVEFRYIPRFQNELADALATLAAMLPYPGNVHIDPLEIQIRERHGYCNAVEVEPDD; this is encoded by the coding sequence atgttctttgatggagctgtaaaTGCAAAGGGTGttgggattggggcaattttgatttcccccactggtcagcactatccggtTACGGCCCGACTTCAGTTCTTCTGTACGAATAACACTGCtaaatatgaagcttgcatcatgggcatgaacATGGCAATTGACATGGATGTAGAAGAATTACTAATCATGGGATACTCTGATTTGATCATTCGGCAAGcacaaggcgaatgggaaactcgagatatCAAGCTTATCCCATATAGACAACATGTGGAATATCTCAGCAAATGGTTCAAATCCGTTGAATTCAGGTATATTCCTCGATTCCAAAATGAGTTAGCTGATGCACTAGCTACCTTAGCTGCAATGCTGCCATATCCGGGCAATGTCCATATTGACCCGTTGGAGATTCAAATTCGAGAAAGACATGGTTATTGCAATGCAGTTGAAGTAGAACCAGATGATtaa